Proteins co-encoded in one Papaver somniferum cultivar HN1 chromosome 5, ASM357369v1, whole genome shotgun sequence genomic window:
- the LOC113277194 gene encoding aspartyl protease family protein 2-like isoform X2 has translation MSYRKLKRTNQCTERNEMTDQERIRLFHDSLRAPNFTMLIDRKSYSIRDYLPLTALRSGYMCKPCKRCYKQEKPIFDPTSSLTCSKLPCLHLECYDKRISKCDDTDNTCPYTYSYADGGYSTGYLSTDTITTYRENGSIAQYPEFVFGCGNDNVFKVNGAGMYPPGIFGLNRHELSFVSQLGIGKFSFCLPQRKGLLGPRRNNAAFRRSYSNSLRFGKAALVQGVKTSMQKVQDSYKNHYFIGLEGISFDFERVFDWTGPLMLLDTGNSESSLPAYIYDKLIDVMRKRIEELFVLETVKGELCVKASKWSDLKELMPALIFHIAGFDYKLSIENTWFYDHDVDLDGVYCLAMQRDDPGVTFAVLGAHQMQSINIGINLVDREIYFDTTIDCNSD, from the exons AAATGACAGACCAGGAACGTATTCGGCTGTTCCACGACTCTCTACGAGCTCCTAACTTCACCATGCTGATAGATCGTAAAAGTTACTCTATCCGGGATTACCTACCATTGACGGCATTGCGGTCCGGATACATG TGCAAGCCATGCAAACGATGCTACAAACAAGAGAAACCTATATTTGATCCGACGAGTTCCTTAACTTGTTCCAAGTTGCCGTGTCTTCACCTAGAGTGTTATGACAAAAGAATTAGTAAATGTGATGATACCGACAATACATGTCCATATACATACAGTTATGCGGACGGCGGTTATTCTACAGGCTATCTATCAACGGACACCATAACTACCTACCGAGAAAATGGAAGCATTGCTCAATATCCTGAATTTGTCTTTGGTTGTGGGAATGATAATGTTTTCAAAGTAAATGGGGCTGGGATGTACCCTCCAGGCATTTTTGGATTGAATAGACACGAATTGTCCTTTGTTAGTCAATTAGGAATAGGAAAATTCTCCTTCTGCTTGCCTCAGAGGAAAGGTTTACTTGGTCCAAGGCGAAACAACGCGGCCTTTcgcagaagctatagcaattctTTACGCTTTGGGAAGGCAGCATTGGTCCAAGGTGTGAAGACTTCTATGCAAAAGGTCCAAGATTCTTATAAAAATCATTATTTCATTGGTCTAGAAGGTATCAGCTTCGATTTTGAAAGGGTTTTCGATTGGACAGGACCGCTCATGCTGTTAGACACAGGCAATTCGGAAAGTTCTTTACCGGCATATATTTATGACAAATTGATTGATGTGATGAGGAAAAGGATTGAAGAATTATTTGTCCTTGAAACTGTTAAAGGAGAGCTGTGTGTGAAAGCAAGTAAATGGAGTGATCTTAAGGAACTCATGCCTGCGTTAATATTTCATATTGCTGGGTTCGATTATAAGTTATCTATAGAGAATACATGGTTTTATGATCATGATGTTGATTTGGATGGGGTATACTGCTTGGCTATGCAGAGGGATGATCCTGGGGTAACTTTTGCGGTTCTTGGTGCCCACCAAATGCAAAGTATCAATATTGGGATTAATCTGGTTGACAGAGAAATCTATTTTGATACCACAATCGACTGCAACAGCGACTAG
- the LOC113277194 gene encoding aspartic proteinase CDR1-like isoform X1: MSYRKLKRTNQCTERNEMTDQERIRLFHDSLRAPNFTMLIDRKSYSIRDYLPLTALRSGYMVSYEIGTPRFVTYSFMDNGSFLTWLQCKPCKRCYKQEKPIFDPTSSLTCSKLPCLHLECYDKRISKCDDTDNTCPYTYSYADGGYSTGYLSTDTITTYRENGSIAQYPEFVFGCGNDNVFKVNGAGMYPPGIFGLNRHELSFVSQLGIGKFSFCLPQRKGLLGPRRNNAAFRRSYSNSLRFGKAALVQGVKTSMQKVQDSYKNHYFIGLEGISFDFERVFDWTGPLMLLDTGNSESSLPAYIYDKLIDVMRKRIEELFVLETVKGELCVKASKWSDLKELMPALIFHIAGFDYKLSIENTWFYDHDVDLDGVYCLAMQRDDPGVTFAVLGAHQMQSINIGINLVDREIYFDTTIDCNSD, encoded by the coding sequence AAATGACAGACCAGGAACGTATTCGGCTGTTCCACGACTCTCTACGAGCTCCTAACTTCACCATGCTGATAGATCGTAAAAGTTACTCTATCCGGGATTACCTACCATTGACGGCATTGCGGTCCGGATACATGGTGAGCTATGAAATTGGTACACCACGCTTTGTTACCTATTCTTTTATGGATAATGGAAGTTTTTTAACCTGGCTGCAGTGCAAGCCATGCAAACGATGCTACAAACAAGAGAAACCTATATTTGATCCGACGAGTTCCTTAACTTGTTCCAAGTTGCCGTGTCTTCACCTAGAGTGTTATGACAAAAGAATTAGTAAATGTGATGATACCGACAATACATGTCCATATACATACAGTTATGCGGACGGCGGTTATTCTACAGGCTATCTATCAACGGACACCATAACTACCTACCGAGAAAATGGAAGCATTGCTCAATATCCTGAATTTGTCTTTGGTTGTGGGAATGATAATGTTTTCAAAGTAAATGGGGCTGGGATGTACCCTCCAGGCATTTTTGGATTGAATAGACACGAATTGTCCTTTGTTAGTCAATTAGGAATAGGAAAATTCTCCTTCTGCTTGCCTCAGAGGAAAGGTTTACTTGGTCCAAGGCGAAACAACGCGGCCTTTcgcagaagctatagcaattctTTACGCTTTGGGAAGGCAGCATTGGTCCAAGGTGTGAAGACTTCTATGCAAAAGGTCCAAGATTCTTATAAAAATCATTATTTCATTGGTCTAGAAGGTATCAGCTTCGATTTTGAAAGGGTTTTCGATTGGACAGGACCGCTCATGCTGTTAGACACAGGCAATTCGGAAAGTTCTTTACCGGCATATATTTATGACAAATTGATTGATGTGATGAGGAAAAGGATTGAAGAATTATTTGTCCTTGAAACTGTTAAAGGAGAGCTGTGTGTGAAAGCAAGTAAATGGAGTGATCTTAAGGAACTCATGCCTGCGTTAATATTTCATATTGCTGGGTTCGATTATAAGTTATCTATAGAGAATACATGGTTTTATGATCATGATGTTGATTTGGATGGGGTATACTGCTTGGCTATGCAGAGGGATGATCCTGGGGTAACTTTTGCGGTTCTTGGTGCCCACCAAATGCAAAGTATCAATATTGGGATTAATCTGGTTGACAGAGAAATCTATTTTGATACCACAATCGACTGCAACAGCGACTAG